Proteins from one Leptidea sinapis chromosome 44, ilLepSina1.1, whole genome shotgun sequence genomic window:
- the LOC126977230 gene encoding cilia- and flagella-associated protein 58-like has translation MEGPEEEEFGAAIAVGSETTAAEKEFEKVLEELREAEGLKLYSDVYTKLFDSYHQLKAENVQHQDTIATIRGKVSRYDAVISDYLNEIADGHTTIDKLRAEIKEAQALADAMHARELASVEALETMKKTVTRLEKELDARKRAGDDDAGATSAVKEKEKFEKEKARLQGELDGVKHRLNNALSFIEELEHKTTAAEEDIAKLEEQLEDADNNAVRQNRLVDHLKEESSSLKTMVEYRGNMIATLTDKVTKAEKTIARREKQIKDLTHKLGVAQQEREAATSRAARLREQLDTTNAEFDNTKQTLTNTSKELKNMIDDGNRLRNEVSKLSKQGVQHMKKYQLLEKAKAGVETERNTLRQQVSVMEREIMLNKKQTEADKREIENLNREKDILNKNMQKIQSDALENLQVITRQEQQRKQLEHELEVSNGQINKQRLIIRQLEKDKDRMLEETIVLNEKIDETAEEVRLRTADILDLKKALREEAIKSKKMSVALDTTRAERNMLHKNYTEALDEIQDLKQKLKMLAYQIEQLKEDISGKESGLKSCEGALSKCHKKNEQLRSEVQAGLARLAEAKADMTALRQEEARLNRILQESDAARAKLSKELEGLVNERDVVGAQLVRRNDEVSLLYEKIRILEVTLHRGERQYEQRVEDIRLLRLEIIRLRKEKNLLSKGIENMTDLRLEVFNLEREVGRERLRVRALEEALETPLNVHRWRKLQGTDPESVHLTHKLRLTQKKVLAQSEMLVLKDRELKETRNLYSAVKDMLALQPSPEIQQTLNKTQRALAQRTNKMKCLLAELSMREKQVSDLRLELERVQQELACVKQNYFDMKRALDKDEERRLRVAASPPAAAL, from the exons ATGGAAGGTCCGGAAGAAGAGGAGTTCGGAGCGGCCATCGCCGTTGGCTCCGAAACCACTGCAGCTGAGAAGGAATTTGAAAAA GTGTTGGAAGAGCTGCGGGAAGCCGAGGGTTTGAAGCTGTACAGCGATGTGTATACCAAGCTATTCGACTCGTACCACCAGCTCAAGGCCGAGAATGTCCAGCACCAGGACACCATCGCCACCATCAGG GGCAAGGTGAGTCGCTACGACGCCGTCATTTCAGACTACCTCAACGAGATTGCCGATGGCCACACCACTATCGACAAGCTGCGGGCTGAGATCA AGGAGGCCCAGGCGCTAGCGGACGCCATGCACGCGCGTGAGCTGGCCAGTGTCGAGGCTCTGGAGACCATGAAGAAGACGGTCACCAGACTGGAGAAAGAGCTGGACGCGAGGAAGCGTGCTGGTGATGATGACGC AGGCGCCACTTCAGCAGTGAAGGAGAAAGAGAAATTTGAGAAGGAGAAGGCGCGACTGCAGGGCGAGCTGGACGGCGTCAAACACCGGCTTAACAACGCACTAAGCTTCATTGAGGAGCTGGAACATAAGACGACCGCTGCTGAGGAGGACATTGCTAAGCTGGAAGAGCAGCTCGAG GACGCAGACAATAATGCTGTGAGACAGAACCGGCTGGTGGATCACCTGAAGGAGGAGTCCTCGTCGCTCAAGACGATGGTGGAGTACAGGGGGAACATGATCGCTACACTGACTGATAAG GTGACGAAAGCGGAGAAGACGATAGCACGGCGGGAGAAGCAGATAAAGGACCTGACACACAAGCTGGGCGTGGCGCAGCAGGAGCGAGAGGCTGCTACGAGCAGGGCGGCTCGCCTGCGTGAGCAGTTGGACACCACCAACGCGGAGTTCGACAACACCAAGCAGACGCTCACTAACACTAGCAAGGAGCTCAAG aaTATGATTGACGACGGCAACCGCCTCCGCAACGAAGTCTCAAAGCTGTCGAAGCAGGGCGTGCAGCACATGAAGAAATATCAGCTGCTTGAGAAAGCCAAGGCGGGCGTCGAGACTGAACG AAACACGTTGAGACAGCAAGTGAGTGTCATGGAGCGAGAGATAATGCTGAATAAGAAGCAGACGGAGGCAGACAAGAGAGAGATTGAGAATCTGAACAGAGAAAAGGACATCCTCAATAAGAATATGCAAAAGATTCAGA GTGACGCGCTGGAGAACCTGCAGGTGATAACTCGGCAGGAGCAGCAGAGGAAGCAACTGGAGCACGAGCTCGAAGTGAGCAACGGACAGATCAACAAGCAGAGGCTCATCATCAGACAGCTGGAGAAGGACAAGGACAG aATGCTTGAAGAAACTATTGTACTCAACGAGAAGATAGACGAAACAGCTG AGGAAGTCCGGCTGCGAACAGCAGACATTTTAGATCTAAAAAAAGCGCTGCGAGAAGAAGCTATCAAGAGTAAGAAGATGTCAGTAGCTCTGGACACAACGCGCGCGGAGAGAAACATGTTGCACAAGAACTATACGGAGGCGCTCGACGAGATACAGGACTTGAAGCAGAAACTTAAG ATGCTGGCGTACCAAATCGAGCAACTGAAAGAGGACATAAGCGGCAAGGAGAGCGGGCTCAAGTCGTGCGAGGGAGCGCTCAGCAAGTGCCACAAGAAGAACGAGCAGCTCCGCTCCGAGGTGCAGGCGGGGCTCGCCAGGCTGGCGGAGGCGAAGGCCGACATGACCGCGCTGCGGCAGGAGGAGGCGCGCCTCAACAGGATCCTGCAG GAGAGTGATGCGGCGCGTGCCAAGCTGTCCAAGGAGCTTGAGGGGCTGGTGAATGAACGCGACGTGGTTGGCGCGCAGCTGGTGCGCCGTAACGACGAGGTGTCGCTGCTCTACGAGAAGATTCGCATCTTGGAGGTCACGCTGCACAGAG GTGAACGTCAATACGAACAGCGAGTAGAAGACATCAGACTGCTCAGACTGGAGATCATCAGACTGAGGAAGGAGAAGAACTTGCTGTCAAAGGGGATAGAGAACATGACGGACTTAAGGCTAgag GTGTTCAACCTGGAGCGTGAGGTGGGGCGCGAGCGGCTGCGCGTGCGAGCCCTGGAGGAGGCCCTGGAGACGCCTCTGAACGTGCACCGCTGGAGGAAGCTGCAGGGCACCGACCCCGAGAGCGTGCACCTCACGCACAAGCTGCGCCTCACACAGAA AAAGGTGTTGGCACAGAGTGAGATGCTGGTTCTGAAGGATCGCGAGCTCAAGGAAACCAGGAACCTGTACAGCGCGGTCAAGGACATGCTGGCATTGCAGCCCAGCCCAGAGATACAG CAAACACTGAACAAAACGCAGCGCGCACTCGCCCAGAGAACGAACAAGATGAAGTGCCTACTCGCCG AGCTGAGCATGCGTGAGAAGCAGGTGTCGGACCTGCGGCTGGAGCTGGAGCGAGTGCAGCAGGAGCTGGCCTGCGTCAAGCAGAACTACTTCGACATGAAGCGTGCGCTGGATAAGGACGAGGAGCGCCGCCTGAGGGTGGCCGCGTCGCCCCCGGCGGCCGCGCTTTGA